The Wolbachia endosymbiont (group B) of Gerris lacustris genomic interval GCTGGAAGTAGGAGTACGCTATAATTTTTAATGCTGGATAACATTGCGTACATTTTTAATGTTTAGGTGTAACCACAAGCAATGCTCAAAACTTGCTGCTAGCATGTTTGAACACTTATTCCAGTCTGTTTTAAGGAAGTAATGTGTATGAATTATATGAGAACGATGAAAGTGTTCGCTGTGTTGGTTGCTTTAGCAAGTACAGCTAGTAATGGTACAAGTGAGTTAGAAGATCAGTACAAAGATCGGTATGAAGACCAGTACAAAGATCAGTATGAAGATCAACACAAAGATCATTGTGAAGATCAATACGAAGATCGATATGAAGACCAGTACGAAGATCATTACTATGTAGGTTATGTAGGTTTAAACTTTGGGACTCGATGGGGTGAAAGCTTTAAATTGAACCCTAACGTTGTCTTTGGTTATCATCATAACAAAAATTCTAAGTTTGAACTTGAGGTTCTTGCTGACATAAGTGATATAACTGATAAAGACAAAAGGAAAGTAGGAGCTAGTTTATTGGCAAATTACCTTTACTACCCTGATCTTGAAATTGATCCCATTAAATTATATGCTAGTATAGGTCTGGGTGGATATATTCGAATATTGCCATCTTTTGGTCTTGGTGAGGATACAAATGCAGTTAACACTACAAATTCATCTGCAACTGTAGCTGCAGCCACAGGTCAAAATGAAACACTAGATAAAATACTGGGTGCTATTTCCTATAAAGTAAAGTTAGGTGTTGATTGTGAAATTATTCCGCAGATAGTTGGCACAGTTGCTATTGCTGCAAGTGGTCAATTAAGTGGCTTTAAACCACCGATGAAAAAACCAGATGCAATCATAGAAGTAGGTATACGTTATAATTTTTAAGCTATGAACACTTTGAATGCTTATACACAGTTTATTTAACCATACGGGCTTTGTTGTATAGCGATGTATAAGAAGTAGTGGAAGAAGAGATTTACGAGACAAATTTAAAAATAGGCATACCAATATCAGTAAATTTGTTAATCAAGTAGCATTTTAAGAGCATCTCTTGAGAACGGTTTATCTCAGATTTATTCTTAAAACTAAATCCCAATGTCAAGTTTAAGAACCTGTTTAAAATCTTCGTAAAAGGAGAGAACAATCATCTGTAGGCTAGTATTAAGTTTACGCTCGCAATTTTTCCAAAGTCGTCTACACTTCTCCAACCAGGCGAAAGAGCGTTCGACAACCCATCTCTTTGGCAGCACAACAAAAGAATGTAACTCACTGCGCTTTATAACCTCAACAGTTGCACCGATAATATCTTTTATTTGAGTTGCAAATTTTTCTCCCGTGTAACCTGCATCAACAAGTACATTTTTGACCTCAGAGAGATTTTCTTGCGCACTTTCAACCATCAACTATGTTTTTTAAAATTTTTTGAATTTAGTCTCATTTGTTGATAATTTTGTATTTTTATTCAATTGAAAAATGTATTTTGGCAACAAAAACCCTAGTTTATACAGAAAGAAATTTATATCAAACAGCAAGCACTGCTTAGATTTTATGGTTAACGA includes:
- a CDS encoding cell envelope biogenesis protein OmpA: MCMNYMRTMKVFAVLVALASTASNGTSELEDQYKDRYEDQYKDQYEDQHKDHCEDQYEDRYEDQYEDHYYVGYVGLNFGTRWGESFKLNPNVVFGYHHNKNSKFELEVLADISDITDKDKRKVGASLLANYLYYPDLEIDPIKLYASIGLGGYIRILPSFGLGEDTNAVNTTNSSATVAAATGQNETLDKILGAISYKVKLGVDCEIIPQIVGTVAIAASGQLSGFKPPMKKPDAIIEVGIRYNF